A segment of the Burkholderia sp. PAMC 26561 genome:
CGAGCCTGGAGGTTCCCGGTATCGGCAGCATGACCGGACTGCGCTGCAGTAGCCATGCAAGCGCAATCTGGCCGACGCGAGCGTCATGACGACGGGCGATGATATCGAGCAGCGACCCCGGCCGGGTCAGTTCCCCGGCCGCCAACGGGTACCACGGAATGAAGCCGATGCCATGCGCCGTGCAGTAATCCAGCACGTCTTCACTCCTGCGATCGCCCAGGTTGAAGCGGTTCTGCACCGTTGCTACCTTGAAGTATTTGGACGCGGCCTTGATGTCAGGCACGCAGACTTCGCTCAGGCCTGCGTGGCGGATCACGCCGGTATCGATGAGGTGCTTTACCGCCCCAAACTGTTCATCGCGCGGCACGGCGGGATCGATCCGATGCAACTGCCATAAACCAATCTGTTCGACACCCAATCTCCGCAAGCTGCCATGAGCCTGCTCGATCAGATACTCGGGGCGGCCATGCGATTCCCATCGGCCGGGCCCCGAGCGCACGAGACCGGCCTTCGTCGCGACGAGCAACCGGGCGTCATACGGATGCAGCGCTTCGCGGATCAGTTCCTCTGAAATACCGGGCCCGTATGAATCGGCAGTATCGATGAAATCCACCCCGAGTTCCGGCAGACGCTGCAATACGCGGATAGCTTCAGCGTGATCGGCGGGCATGCCCCAGACGCCCGGACCGGTAATGCGCATGGCGCCGAAACCGAGTCGCCGGACCTCGGTTTCCCCACCAATCCTGAACGTCGAGCGAAGAATGGTCATGCGGGGCAGGCGGTCGATGCGCACCGGACTTTGACCACAGGCCGGCCGATACTCACGGTCAGCACCAGCGCCCCTACCTCGCATAACGCGGCGACCCAGCCGAGGTCGCTCACGGACGCGACACTCAAGGTGAGTGAACCGAGCGCAGCGCCAAGCGAGAAACCAAGGTACATGAACGAAGCATTCAGCGACAAAGCGATCGGCGTGCCGCGCAATCCGGCGATGCCAATCAGTCCCGCCTGCTGCGCCGGATAGAAGCACCAGTGCGCGATTCCCCACGCCACCACACCCACGAGCACGGGAACCAGCGCAAGCGAAGCGGGCAACCAGTGCGCACTCGCCGACATCAGCGCGAAAGCGAAAATCGATACCGTCAGACAAGGAATGATCACGCGCCGCGAGCCGAGCCGATCCACCGCCTTCCCGCCGATAAACACCCCTACCGCCGCCGCGACGCCCCATGTGAAGAGCACGTACCCGATCTGCGCGCCATGCAGCTGCGTCGTCCTGGCAATAAAGAGCGCGAGATACGTATAGATCGTATAGGCGCCCGTGGCCCACAGCGTGGTGACGAGCAAGGTCATCAGGACCACGGGTTGGCGCGCGGTATCGATACGTTCACGCAAGGTAGCCGTCGGCAATCCTGCGCCGATTGAACGCGGCAGTCCGAACAACAGCCCGGCGCTCGCGGCAGCGGAAAGCGCCGCGACGCCCGCGAACGTCATGCGCCAGCCGAGCCGGTCACCAATCACCGCGCCCAACGGCACGCCGAACGCCACGGCAATCGTGATTCCGCCATTCACGATTGCGAGCGCCGTGCCGCGCCGATCCGGTCCGGCGATCGCGCCCGCCAGCGCGTTGGCGCCGGGCACGTACAGGCCCGCGGCGGTTGCGAGCACGATGCGCGCCGCCATCAGCTCCCAGTAATTCTGCGCGCCCCAGGCGAGGACGTTCGCCACAGCGAATGCCGAGAGCGCCGCAATCATCAGCGTGCGCCGATGAAACGCGCCGGTCAGCGCCGTCAGCACGGGCGAACTGAACGCGTAGGCAAGCGCAAACACCGTGACAAGCTGCCCCGTCGCAACGATGCTCGTGTGCAGGTCGGCAGCCATGTCGGGCAACAGCCCGGCGATCATGAAGCTCTCGGTGCCGACTGCAAACGTACCCAGCGCGAGCCAGTAGAGCGGCGCAAGGGACGGGGAAGACGAGGATGAAGAGTTCACGTTCGGCTCCCGGTCATGCGGCCACGGCTTCGCCGCTATGGAACGGATAGTCGGTATAACCGACCTCCGTGCCGCCAAAGAACGTGGGACGATCATATGGATTGAGCGGCAACTCAAGACGCAGGCGTTCGGGCAGATCCGGATTCGCGATGAAATCACGGCCAAACGCCACGAGGTCCGCGTCGCCCGCCTGAATCACGGCTTCCGCTGTTCCGGCCTTGAAGCCGCCTGCCGCGATGATCACGCCCTTGTAGTGCTTGCGGATAAGCTGTGCAGCGACGGGGTTCGGGTCCTTGCTGTCGTCATCGACATTGCCAAGCACACGCGGCTCGATCAGATGGATATAAGCGAGGTTCAGCTTGGCCAGTTCCTCTGCAACGTAAGTAAAGAGGCCTTCCGGGTTGCTGTCGGACATATCGCCCCATGTGCCGCTCGGTCCAAGGCGCACGGCCACGCGGTCGCTGCCCCAGACCGAGATGACCGCACGCGTGACTTCCATCAGGAAGCGGGCGCGGTTTTCGAACGAACCGCCATAGATGTCCGTGCGCTTGTTACTGCCGTCCTGCAAGAACTGATCGAACAGATAGCCGTTCGCCGCGTGCAACTCGACGCCATCGAAACCCGCCTCTTTGCCGCGCAAAGCGGCGGTACGGAAGCTCTCGACCAGCCCGGCGATTTCGGGCACCGTCAGCGCACGGCTCGGGGTATTCGGAATCCAGCCAGCTTCGGTATAAGCCACGCCGCCGTGCAGCACCTCGGAAGGTGCGACCGGCTGGGCGCCATCCGGCTGCAACTGGCTGTTCGACTGCCGTCCCGCGTGATAGAGCTGCAGGAACATGTGGGCGCCTTTGGCATGCACGGCATCGGTGATGTGCTTCCAGCCGGCGATCTGGCTGTCGTCGTACAAACCGGGCGCGCCCAGATAACCGTTGCCGTTGGGCGCGGCAATGGTAGCTTCGCTGATCAGGAAACCGCCCTTCGAGGCGCGCTGGGTGTAGTACTCGGCCATCAACGGACCGGGTCTTGCGCCTTCCTCGGCACGCATGCGGGTAAGCGGCGCAAGCACGACACGATGCGAAAATTCCAGGGGACCCACTTTGACGGCGGAATGAAGTTTAGACATGACTCTCTCCAGATTTGGTGGGCTGCCGATATTGACCGGCAGCGGGTGCTTCGACCTTGGATGAGAGTGTAGGAACGATTCAAAAGAAGAAAAATGGGCTAAGGTTCCGAATATATTGGACAGAAAAGTCCTTAATCGCATTTGCACGGTCGTGACCGGCCAGGCGCAAATGCGCCGCGTGGCGGACGGAAAATCTGCGAACTTCTCCCGGGACACAATCATGGACAGCCTTGGCGGCATTTCGATGTTCGTACAGGTCGCAGACACCCGCAGCTTCACGGAAACGGGGCGGCAGCTCGGTTTATCGTCGTCGGCGGTTGGCAAGAGCATCGCGCGAATGGAAGAACGCCTGGGCGTGCGGCTTTTTCATCGCAGCACGCGCAGCATCACGCTAACCGCCGAAGGCACGCTGTTCCTCGAGCGATGCCGGCGTATTCTCGGCGAGGTGGAAGCCGCTGAAGCCGAACTGTCCGACGCCGCCGGCAGCCCGCGCGGCCGCCTGCGGATCAGCACGCCGCAGTTGTCCGGGCTCATCATGCCGGCGCTCGATGGCTTCATGGCGCAGTACCCGGACATCGAAATCGATGTGGACTTGTCCGATCGAATGGTCGATGTGGTTGAAGAAGGCTTCGACACCGTGATTCGCACGGGCGCACAACATGACTCGCGGCTGGTATCGCGCCGTCTCGGTTCCTGCGGGCAGGTACTGGTCGCCTCGCCCGGTTATCTCCGGGAACGGGGCACGCCTTCACATCCGTCGGAACTCGTTCATCACGCTTGCCTGCTGCACAAATTCCCGGCTACAGGCAGGCTCGAACGCTGGCCGTTCCAGCTTGCGGCATCGGAGGCGGATCCAGAGCTGCCGCAAACTTTCGTCAGCAACACGATCGAAGTCCTGGGGTTTCTTGCGCTGCAGGACAAAGGTCTGGCGTTCCTGCCAACCTTCCTCGTTCGCGATGCGCTTGCCAGCGGCGCACTGCAAGTCGTGCTCGACGATTACATCAACCAGACCGTAACCTTCTGGATTCTCTGGCCGGCGAGCCGCTATGCGTCGCCCAAGCTGCGCGTGTTCATCGACTACATCAGTCAGAACCTGAAGATCTAGTGCGCTCAATACGTTTCGGACATCGATGTCCGCAATGTTCGGAATCGCAGCCCGTTTATCTTTAATCCCGTCACTCCTACGATGCCTCCTGTCGCCGCGCAGTCGTCTGCGCAGCCTAACGCAGGAGTTTCTCGTGAACGATAAAAAGATTGGCGTCGGTGTCATCGGCCTTGGCCATTGGTCGGAATACGGGCATTTGCCGTCGCTCAAGCGGTTGCCCGATTACGAACTGACGGCCGTGTACAGCCGCAGCGCCGACAAGGCATCGAGCCTCGTGGAACGGCACGGCTTCAAATACGCGGCATCGTCGGTGCAGGAGCTGGTATCGAATCCGGAAGTCGATCTGGTGCTCGTGCTGACGCCGGCGTTCCAGCACGAAGAAGGTATTCGCGCCGCGATCGCGGCAGGCAAGGACGTGTACTGCGAGTGGCCGTTGACGCCCGACACGGCTTTGTCGAAGGAGCTGCTTGCACTGGCCGACAAAGCGGGCGTGCGCACGATCGTCGGCCTGCAGCGGCGGTTGAATCCGGGATATCGCTACGTGGGCGATTTGCTGGACCACGGCGATATAGGCGATATCCGTTCCGTGCGCCTGCATGTCAGCGTGGAATATTTCCAGCGTGAACGCCCTGCTTCGCTTTACTACACCATCCCCGAGAAAAACTTTTCGAGCCTCCTCTCAATCTATGGCGGTCATTTCCTGGACGCCTTCTTCACGACGATGACCGGTTTCCCGCAAAGCCTGTCCGCGCTCACAGTCAATCAGTTCAAGGAAGTCACGCTGTTGGAAACGGGCGAAACATTGCCGCATACAAATGCAGACCAGGTCGTTCTCGCGGGAACGTTCGCAAACGGCGCCGTGCTGAGCGTTCATCTCGAGGCAGGCAAACGCAACAACTACGGCGTTCAGCTCGACATTACGGGCAGCAAGGGCGACCTGAAGATCACGAACACGTCGAGCTTCGGCGACACGTTCAACCGTATCGAAATCGCACGAGGCGACAGCCAGCCAATGACCGTGCTTACGGTTCCGTCCGAATACGAATGGCTGGAAGAGGGCGAACTGGGCGGCAGTGTCGTGGAGCTGGCGAGCCTCTATGCGGCCCACGCTCGCGATGTCAAGACCGGTTCGACGCTCGCACCTTCATTCGCGGACGCAATCCGGATGCATGAGTTGATGGAACAGATCAAGGAATCGGATCGTTCAGGCAAAAGGGTCGAGTTGTCGTTCAGTCATTCCATAAAGGACGCATCATGAAACTCACAGGCAATACGATCTTCATCACCGGCGGCGGTTCGGGCATCGGCCGGGGCCTCGCTGAAGCGCTGCACAAACTCGGCAACCAGGTAATCATTGCAGGCCGGCGACGCAACCATCTCGACGCCGTGATCGCAGCCAATCCGGGCATGAAGGCCGTTGAGCTCGACATCTCCGATCCAGCGAGCATCGAACACGTGGCAGCAAAGCTGATCGTCGATCACCCCGAGCTCAATGTGCTGATCAACAACGCGGGCATCATGCAGGCCGATGCAGTCGCCGGCAAGATCGACGACGCCCAGATGGTGTCCATCGTCACGACCAATCTGATCGGTCCGATCCGGATGACCTCCGCGCTGATCGAACACCTGAAGACCCGCAACGACGCAATTGTCGCGTACACCAGCTCGGTGCTCGCGTTCGTGCCGTTGGCGCTTACGGCGGTCTACTCGTCGACCAAGGCGGCGCTGCACTCGTACGCACTGTCACAACGTTTCATGCTGAAGGACACGTCGGTCCGCGTTCTCGAAATCGCGCCGCCGTGGGTGCGCACCGAACTCATGAACAGCCAGGAAGCCGAGATGGCGATGCCGCTCGATCAGTTTATCGATGAGACGATCAAGGCGCTCGGTAGCGGGGCGGACGAGATTCTGGTGGCAGCAGCCAGGCCGATGCGCGCGAACCCCGGACCGGGCGAGCACGATTTCGTCAACGGCTTCAATTCCCAGATGATGGCAACAATGGGCGGATAACCTTCCTCCGCGCATATGAGCCGGCTGGAGCCAACTGCGCCCCAGCGGCTCGAGCACTAAGCTTTACTTCTCTCCCTGCACTCCCTCGTACTTTCCCCTATCTTTTTTTGAAAAGATTGACAGCCCAATACTCGCGGTTTAATTTTTATAAACCGGTTTACAAGCGGGCGGCGCAATGTCGGTTGCGCCCACGAAGTCTTCCTTCAATTTACCGGCCGCGCGGCTTTCAATGACCGTACAAAACGGCCGGACCAACCAGGAAAGGGATTCCGATGAGCGCTGCATTGCATTTCCGCCGCATGACCGCCGTGTTGCTTGGCGCGTCCCTGCTCGCTTTCGCGGGCGCGGCACTGGCCGCGGGCAAGAAGATCGCCATGGTGCAGATCAATCAGGAGGCGCTCTTTTTTACGCAGATGGACCAGGGCGCGCAAGCCGCCGCGAAAGCCGCGGGCGTCGAGCTCGCCATCTTCAATTCGAACAACGACCCGAGCGCGCAGAACAGCGCCATCGAAACGTATATCCAGCAAAAGGTCGATGCGATCCTGGTCGTCGCCATCGACGTGAACGGGATCAAGCCCGCGATCACCGAAGCCAAGAAAGCGGGCATTCCGGTGGTAACCATCGACGCAATCGTCGATGGCGATAACGCGGTGCAAGTGGGTGTCGACAACAAGAAGGTCGGCGAGGACATCGGTAAGTACACGGCGAATTACATCAAGACGAATCTTGGCGGGAAGGCGAGCATCGGCGTGGTGGGCGCCCTGAATTCCTTCATTCAGAACGTGCGGCTGGATGGCTTCAAGGCGGGTATCGCGACGGTACCGGGCGCAAAGATCGTCTCCACCGTCGATGGGCAGAACGTGCAGGACCAAGCCCAGACCGCAGCAGAAAACCTCATCTCCGCCAACCCGAATCTGCAGATCGTCTATGCAACCGGTGAACCCGCCTTGATCGGACTCGTCGCGGCAACTTCGGCGCAAGATGCAACGGGCCGCGTGAAGATTGTCGGATGGGATCTGAGCGCGCAGGCCATCAAGGGCATCGATGCAGGCTTCGTGGCGGCGGTCGTGCAGCAGGACCCGGAAAGCGAAGGCCGCGTAGCCGTGAACTCTGCGCTCAAGCTCATCGCCAAGCAGCCGGTCGAGAAGAACATCTCGGTGCCGGTGACGATCGTGACGAAGGCAAACGTCGGCAAGTACCGGGCCGTTTTCAAGTAAGGAGAAGCCGATGCAAAACGATGCCGCCATTCCACGCGTACGCATGGAAAACATCATCAAGAGCTACGGCGCCGTGCAGTCGTTGCGCGGCGTGAACCTCCACGTCATGCCGGGCGAAGTGCTCGGCCTCGTGGGCGACAACGGCGCGGGCAAGTCGACGGTGTCGAAGGTGTTGTCGGGCGCGGTGGTTCCGGACAGCGGCAGCATCGAGATCGACGGCAAGCCGGTTCATTTCACCGATCCCGGCGACGCCCGCGCGCATCACATCGAAATGGTTTACCAGGACCTGTCGCTGTGCAATACCGTCGATGTCGCCGGCAATCTCTTTCTCGGCCGCGAACCCATGCGACGCGTCTGCGGCGTCTCCGTGCTCGATCATCGCAAGATGCATCGCGAAGCGCGCGACATGCTGAACAACCTCGGCATCCGCATTCCCAGCACGAAGCTCGACGTCGAGAACCTGTCCGGCGGCCAGCGCCAGGCCATCGCGATTTCGCGGGCGGTATCGTTCGATCCGAAAGTGCTGATCATGGACGAACCCACCGCCGCGCTCGCGGTCGCCGAAGTGGAAGCGGTGCTCGACCTCGTGCGCACGATCAGCGAGCGCGGCGTGAGCGTGATCCTGATCAGCCATCGCTTGCAGGATCTGTTTCTGGTGTGCGACCGCATCAGCGTGATGTACGAAGGGCAGAACGTGGCGGACCGGAAGATCGGCGAAACGAATCTGGAAGAGATCGTCGATCTGATCGTCGGCCACAAGTTCAGTGCGCGCTCGGCTCGTGCGCTTGCGGAGAATTGACATGGAACTCGCCATGCACGACAAGTCCAAGGCGCCGCGCCTGCCGCTCAAACATATGCTCGGCCGCAACGCGGGCGTGGCGAGTATCGCCGCGTTTTTCATTGTCTGCGCCCTCGCCTTCACGTTCACCACGAGCACCTTTCTCACGACCGGCAACCTGCTCAACGTGCTCCGTCAAAGCGCACCGCTGCTGATCGTCGCCACGACAATGACACTCGTCATCACGACGGGCGGCATCGATTTGTCGATAGGGTCCACGCTTGCGCTGGTCGGCGCAGTCTCGGCGATTGCGTTGCGCGCGGGCGTGCCGGGAATCGTCGTGCTGATCGGCGGTCTTTCGCTCGGCGCGATCATCGGCGCAATCAACGGTTATTTCATTGCGTTCGCAGGGATGCCCG
Coding sequences within it:
- a CDS encoding aldo/keto reductase, which encodes MTILRSTFRIGGETEVRRLGFGAMRITGPGVWGMPADHAEAIRVLQRLPELGVDFIDTADSYGPGISEELIREALHPYDARLLVATKAGLVRSGPGRWESHGRPEYLIEQAHGSLRRLGVEQIGLWQLHRIDPAVPRDEQFGAVKHLIDTGVIRHAGLSEVCVPDIKAASKYFKVATVQNRFNLGDRRSEDVLDYCTAHGIGFIPWYPLAAGELTRPGSLLDIIARRHDARVGQIALAWLLQRSPVMLPIPGTSRLAHLVENVASSAITLSDHEFCELDRATAGRGHES
- a CDS encoding MFS transporter, with product MNSSSSSSPSLAPLYWLALGTFAVGTESFMIAGLLPDMAADLHTSIVATGQLVTVFALAYAFSSPVLTALTGAFHRRTLMIAALSAFAVANVLAWGAQNYWELMAARIVLATAAGLYVPGANALAGAIAGPDRRGTALAIVNGGITIAVAFGVPLGAVIGDRLGWRMTFAGVAALSAAASAGLLFGLPRSIGAGLPTATLRERIDTARQPVVLMTLLVTTLWATGAYTIYTYLALFIARTTQLHGAQIGYVLFTWGVAAAVGVFIGGKAVDRLGSRRVIIPCLTVSIFAFALMSASAHWLPASLALVPVLVGVVAWGIAHWCFYPAQQAGLIGIAGLRGTPIALSLNASFMYLGFSLGAALGSLTLSVASVSDLGWVAALCEVGALVLTVSIGRPVVKVRCASTACPA
- a CDS encoding alkene reductase — translated: MSKLHSAVKVGPLEFSHRVVLAPLTRMRAEEGARPGPLMAEYYTQRASKGGFLISEATIAAPNGNGYLGAPGLYDDSQIAGWKHITDAVHAKGAHMFLQLYHAGRQSNSQLQPDGAQPVAPSEVLHGGVAYTEAGWIPNTPSRALTVPEIAGLVESFRTAALRGKEAGFDGVELHAANGYLFDQFLQDGSNKRTDIYGGSFENRARFLMEVTRAVISVWGSDRVAVRLGPSGTWGDMSDSNPEGLFTYVAEELAKLNLAYIHLIEPRVLGNVDDDSKDPNPVAAQLIRKHYKGVIIAAGGFKAGTAEAVIQAGDADLVAFGRDFIANPDLPERLRLELPLNPYDRPTFFGGTEVGYTDYPFHSGEAVAA
- a CDS encoding LysR substrate-binding domain-containing protein encodes the protein MDSLGGISMFVQVADTRSFTETGRQLGLSSSAVGKSIARMEERLGVRLFHRSTRSITLTAEGTLFLERCRRILGEVEAAEAELSDAAGSPRGRLRISTPQLSGLIMPALDGFMAQYPDIEIDVDLSDRMVDVVEEGFDTVIRTGAQHDSRLVSRRLGSCGQVLVASPGYLRERGTPSHPSELVHHACLLHKFPATGRLERWPFQLAASEADPELPQTFVSNTIEVLGFLALQDKGLAFLPTFLVRDALASGALQVVLDDYINQTVTFWILWPASRYASPKLRVFIDYISQNLKI
- a CDS encoding Gfo/Idh/MocA family protein is translated as MNDKKIGVGVIGLGHWSEYGHLPSLKRLPDYELTAVYSRSADKASSLVERHGFKYAASSVQELVSNPEVDLVLVLTPAFQHEEGIRAAIAAGKDVYCEWPLTPDTALSKELLALADKAGVRTIVGLQRRLNPGYRYVGDLLDHGDIGDIRSVRLHVSVEYFQRERPASLYYTIPEKNFSSLLSIYGGHFLDAFFTTMTGFPQSLSALTVNQFKEVTLLETGETLPHTNADQVVLAGTFANGAVLSVHLEAGKRNNYGVQLDITGSKGDLKITNTSSFGDTFNRIEIARGDSQPMTVLTVPSEYEWLEEGELGGSVVELASLYAAHARDVKTGSTLAPSFADAIRMHELMEQIKESDRSGKRVELSFSHSIKDAS
- a CDS encoding SDR family oxidoreductase; this translates as MKLTGNTIFITGGGSGIGRGLAEALHKLGNQVIIAGRRRNHLDAVIAANPGMKAVELDISDPASIEHVAAKLIVDHPELNVLINNAGIMQADAVAGKIDDAQMVSIVTTNLIGPIRMTSALIEHLKTRNDAIVAYTSSVLAFVPLALTAVYSSTKAALHSYALSQRFMLKDTSVRVLEIAPPWVRTELMNSQEAEMAMPLDQFIDETIKALGSGADEILVAAARPMRANPGPGEHDFVNGFNSQMMATMGG
- a CDS encoding substrate-binding domain-containing protein, producing the protein MSAALHFRRMTAVLLGASLLAFAGAALAAGKKIAMVQINQEALFFTQMDQGAQAAAKAAGVELAIFNSNNDPSAQNSAIETYIQQKVDAILVVAIDVNGIKPAITEAKKAGIPVVTIDAIVDGDNAVQVGVDNKKVGEDIGKYTANYIKTNLGGKASIGVVGALNSFIQNVRLDGFKAGIATVPGAKIVSTVDGQNVQDQAQTAAENLISANPNLQIVYATGEPALIGLVAATSAQDATGRVKIVGWDLSAQAIKGIDAGFVAAVVQQDPESEGRVAVNSALKLIAKQPVEKNISVPVTIVTKANVGKYRAVFK
- a CDS encoding ATP-binding cassette domain-containing protein, encoding MQNDAAIPRVRMENIIKSYGAVQSLRGVNLHVMPGEVLGLVGDNGAGKSTVSKVLSGAVVPDSGSIEIDGKPVHFTDPGDARAHHIEMVYQDLSLCNTVDVAGNLFLGREPMRRVCGVSVLDHRKMHREARDMLNNLGIRIPSTKLDVENLSGGQRQAIAISRAVSFDPKVLIMDEPTAALAVAEVEAVLDLVRTISERGVSVILISHRLQDLFLVCDRISVMYEGQNVADRKIGETNLEEIVDLIVGHKFSARSARALAEN